The proteins below come from a single Corylus avellana chromosome ca3, CavTom2PMs-1.0 genomic window:
- the LOC132174635 gene encoding WAT1-related protein At5g47470-like, protein MVELPKKNVLEEVAIIGGLIGVQVVYAGNSVLLSFLMSMGLKPLTIVIFSSFATFLILCPISVFFERSRWPKKFSLKLVTQLVLISFGGVTLFQTLFLKGIQLTSPAMATAMPNLAPGFIFVIAWTVRLEKVKLSCLYSKVKIVGTLLCVVGALTMSIMHSTADEAKQAQLSSPSPSIVFDTQKIIGCLYLVAAVFILSANVVLQAATLKDFPAPMSLCAITSLIGVVITAAVALIQDHKIETSWPLVSVGQMVGYSLLGGAVSGVCISFNGWAMKKRGPVLVSTFGPISTVCSVILSVATLGDSIDIGSLAGMFLMFTGLYFVLWAKGKEGHYQGDDFETEFNAEKKPLLS, encoded by the exons ATGGTGGAGCTGCCGAAGAAGAATGTATTGGAAGAAGTGGCAATTATAGGGGGTTTGATTGGGGTGCAAGTTGTGTATGCAGGAAATTCTGTTTTGCTTAGTTTTCTTATGTCTATGGGCCTCAAGCCTCTCACCATTGTTATTTTCTCTTCCTTTGCCACCTTCCTCATCCTCTGTCCCATTTCTGTTTTCTTTGAAag GAGTAGATGGCCAAAGAAATTCAGCTTGAAGTTGGTTACTCAGCTGGTTTTGATCTCCTTTGGAGG GGTGACTTTATTCCAGACCCTATTCCTGAAGGGAATCCAGCTAACTTCACCAGCGATGGCAACGGCAATGCCAAATCTTGCTCCAGGGTTTATCTTCGTCATTGCGTGGACTGTTAG ATTAGAGAAAGTGAAATTGAGTTGCCTGTACAGCAAAGTGAAGATTGTAGGGACATTGCTGTGCGTTGTAGGTGCTCTGACGATGAGCATAATGCACAGCACTGCTGACGAAGCGAAACAGGCTCAGCTATCATCTCCCTCCCCGTCTATTGTCTTCGACACACAGAAAATCATCGGCTGCCTCTATCTCGTTGCTGCTGTTTTCATTTTGTCCGCCAATGTTGTCTTGCAG GCTGCAACATTGAAGGATTTTCCTGCTCCAATGTCTTTGTGTGCAATAACATCATTGATCGGAGTGGTTATAACAGCAGCTGTCGCATTAATCCAAGACCATAAAATTGAAACCAGTTGGCCACTTGTCAGTGTTGGACAGATGGTCGGCTATTCTCTTTTG GGAGGTGCCGTGAGTGGAGTATGTATAAGCTTCAATGGATGGGCGATGAAAAAAAGAGGGCCCGTGTTGGTGTCCACTTTTGGGCCCATTAGTACAGTTTGCTCAGTCATTCTCTCCGTGGCCACCTTAGGGGACTCCATCGATATTGGAAG CCTTGCTGGTATGTTCCTCATGTTCACTGGCCTTTACTTCGTGCTATGGGCTAAAGGAAAAGAAGGCCACTACCAGGGGGATGACTTCGAGACTGAGTTCAATGCAGAGAAAAAGCCTCTCTTAAGTTAA
- the LOC132175440 gene encoding zinc finger protein ZAT4 translates to MERHRCKLCSRSFANGRALGGHMKAHLATLPLPPKPQQQLADRAESASSSSSSSGEEQEDGEAEEKALVYGLRENPKKSFRLADPEFSFAVDAGSVVQDRESETESKNPTRRRSKRNRKPGVVGESQSTTPDLELVKKAKLRKPSLSESPEAMSSVSDTSPEEDVAMCLMMLSRDIRMRRNNGEQDQEHGKKQVERSIKIKEQEEPEEIKIRRVRGKHRCEKCRKTFRSYQALGSHKTICYRDEAGHGGNERIFECPFCDKVFGSGQALGGHKRSHLLASSATAAANAAASASASAAASSSKFEISVIDLNLLPPAEEDDFSVVSDA, encoded by the coding sequence ATGGAGAGGCACAGATGCAAGCTCTGCTCCAGAAGTTTTGCTAATGGCCGAGCTTTGGGTGGCCACATGAAGGCTCATTTGGCCACCCTGCCTCTTCCGCCGAAGCCGCAGCAGCAACTCGCTGACCGGGCCGAGTCAGCCTCGTCTTCGTCGTCTTCGTCGGGTGAAGAGCAAGAAGATGGAGAGGCAGAGGAGAAGGCTTTGGTTTATGGGTTAAGAGAGAATCCTAAGAAAAGTTTCAGACTTGCAGATCCTGAGTTCTCTTTTGCAGTCGATGCTGGCTCTGTGGTCCAGGACAGAGAGAGCGAGACCGAGTCAAAGAACCCAACTCGCCGGCGATCCAAGCGAAATCGGAAACCGGGTGTTGTTGGAGAAAGTCAGAGTACAACTCCCGACTTGGAATTGGTGAAGAAGGCGAAGTTGAGAAAACCCAGTTTGTCAGAGTCGCCGGAAGCGATGAGTTCGGTGTCCGATACTTCGCCGGAGGAAGATGTTGCCATGTGCCTCATGATGCTTTCAAGGGACATCAGGATGAGAAGAAACAACGGGGAACAAGATCAAGAACATGGTAAAAAACAAGTAGAACGATCGATCAAGATTAAGGAACAGGAAGAACCAGAGGAGATCAAAATTCGGAGGGTTCGGGGAAAGCATCGGTGTGAGAAATGTAGGAAGACTTTTCGATCTTATCAAGCTTTGGGAAGTCACAAAACCATTTGCTACAGAGACGAAGCCGGCCATGGCGGTAATGAGAGAATCTTCGAATGCCCATTTTGCGACAAAGTGTTTGGCTCTGGACAAGCACTTGGCGGCCATAAGAGATCTCATCTCCTGGCTTCTTCAGCAACTGCTGCTGCAAATGCTgctgcttctgcttctgcttctgctgCAGCAAGTTCTTCGAAATTCGAGATCAGTGTGATAGATCTCAACTTGCTTCCTCCGGCAGAGGAAGACGATTTCAGCGTCGTCTCTGATGCATAG